A stretch of DNA from Cryptomeria japonica chromosome 4, Sugi_1.0, whole genome shotgun sequence:
ATTTTCATTAAAGTCTACAAAATAGACAAAAGGTTTCCACATTATTTATTAATAGACCATCTCGTATGAGGGTAATAGCCttcttaatatatttttatttaatagacATTCTAATATAGATTGCATCACCAATGAGACCTTCAAATAGATTTTGAGAGATATCCCAATACAATAGAAGTAGAAACCTAAAACACAAGGTTCAATAGTAAATTGATAACATTCATACCCCAAGAAAAGTCAAAAATAGTTCTAATGGTGTTGTATATGAAGTATTCAAGGAGTTCAATATGTTTGGTGTGTTTCTCCTTGATAATATTTTGAATTAACTCTTCTTCTATGTCATTTTTTGATACAAAAAACTCCCTCAACTAATCAATCAAAGAACATTAAGAATAATTACACTTTCATCCATGTATCTTTAGGAATTATGGTTTGTGTTTACAACTAATTACTTGAAACATTCTAAGGATATGTGAAAATCCTATTCTCAAAGATCTCAAAGTAGTGGCCAACGAACAAGAATAAAAAAGGAGTTAAAATCCTCTACATGTTTAGTTGTGCCAAACCAATTAGGGTgatcatatataaatatattataatgaaACTACTTGACAATGTGGGTATTTCTCTATAGACATGTTCTTAATTAGATAGAACAAGAACCCTAATAAATACAACACATATGGCTTACTTATTGGACACTCTTGATTTTTGGTTCAGAGAGAATATATTCATACTTATAAATATGTAAATACTTAAAATGAAAGATAATTTGTTCATTTTATATATTTATTCTAACTGATAAACATAAGGATTTTGAATTGTTCCTTGTTCAGGGTTATAGAGTCACTTCAAGTAGTCATTAAACACAACTATAAAAAGAAAATTTATATCATAGATCTCTTAATATTAATGTATGACATTAATATCCTCAATTTTTGTCTAACTATAGTTCTACTTTTAGATCCTTAACAATTAATTCAAATCTTTATATCATACCTAAAGCTATTTATCTTTtccttgaaaagatgaaaaaataacaTATACTCCATAGAAATGATATAGAGATGAAAATAATTAAACATTTTTATTAAACTTTCAAAATAGATTGACTAAAAAATTTAGGAGACAACTATAGTATAATTTCTATATTATATTACTCATTCTAAACAAAGGATTGATCTACAAGTATTCAATAACTAAACAACCACTTCTTTTATAACTTCTGAACCAAGCACATGATAATATAGCAACTAACttgatagaattattttgaaaattttgaaaatattagaATCTATGTATAGTACCTCTAATCTCCATTTTATAGGagcaagggagcaacaagcttcaattCATGTACACGTCACAAttatatttgaaaaaagaaaaagattaGAGAATATGTCAAAGACATCTTTGAGAAACTACTAGACAAAATAGAACTTTCTCATTGAGAAAAAGAATGTTGGAGCTCCAAAAATTGTAGGTGATGGGCTcaaaacttgaggaagattctccACCTTCAAAATTGACTACAACTAAGATGATGCTATTGTAACTGCACTATGGAGAATGTGATTGCAAAATTATGAAGTGTCATGGAAGTCCCTTTTGAAGATAAATGAAATGCATATcacatgtatcttcatttcatttaATTCAAAATCCAAACTTGGAGCCCACATTGAAGAAAGGTGGTCCTCAAGATGATTGattgaaataaaatcaaaatatgtattcattttatttaaatttcaaaatgtGAACATGGGATAAAGATGTGGAATGGTGGGGCCCTAAGTGATGGTTGAGTTGAAATGTAGATTAAGTTTTTATTCTTTTTCGTTTTAATGTTCAAAAATTCTATCCATCACAATGTGGTTGGCAAGGGCCAAGTGTTTGTGATACTCATCTCCCAACAGTCCTGATGTAGAAATTTTTGGCAAAACTGAGCAACAAACTCAAAATAAATTCACTTCAATAATCTCTAATGAGAATTTTATTCATATCACAAATGCTGCAcataaactcttcttgcattgatgTCAAGTACAAGGCTTCATTTGTACATGAAAGAAAACTAACTCCAACTTAAAATAGATTCATTCAAATCTATTGTTGTTTTAGAAAAAATATCCAAACTACTTACTCTACATGCTAAAATAAATAGATTTAGGATTATTAAAGAGATGTTTGGAATTTATAAAGGAAAAACAAATTTCTCCGCACACTCAACAATCTAGAAATATCTAGAATGTGACAACGTTAAACTACCAAGGAACAAAAGACTTTTTCATGGGCTCCTATCCATGAGTTCATCAATTCTACTTCCATACTTAGATATACCTAAAGTTGTCATCCATGTAGCTTCTTCAAGTGAGTGCtatttccatttgaccaagtattgaaGATACTCTTTGTTTTTTGGTCTTATTTACCACTTTCTTGTACAAAATCGCTTTAGGTTGCTTTGGCATCTCTATGGACAATTGTTGCTTCCACTCAATGATCTAATATCCACCTATTTTAGGAACATGAATTGTTTTTCCTTCACCTTTGTAAAGGTATAGATCTGCAACATTAAGGTAGGAGAAATTTCAATGCCTTTTGGAAGTTCTATCTCATATGCATTGCTAGAAAATCACCTTAGAACCCTACAAGGACCAATTTTCTTAACTTTAACTTGTTGTACTCACCCTTTAGAAACTGCTTCTTTTTTAGTAGCCGGGTAATCATGAGTTATAGTTGCCAATAATGTTGAACAATTGCTCTAATTAGTAATTTTTTTCTCAACTACTGAGTATATACAAGTGGGCACCTATTGACACAATACATAAACTTTTATTGGACTTTAAATTAGCATGTTCCATTGAATGGTTATTAGAACATGGATGATAATTGAACCCCTTCCCCTATAATAATTTAATGGTTTTAACTGTAAAACAAGTATTTAAAACACCAATACAAAGTAAAGTACCACGAAAACTTAAAACAAAATATAGAGTCTAATATATAACTGAGTCAAACAAAGACAACAATTTCTACATTCATTAATTTGAGTTAAACTTAAGAAGGTGCATTCATTAGTTTCTCTTAATCCAACAATAATAATTTAACAATTTTAACTATACGATGAGTATTTAAAACAAAATTGGGTAACACGAAAGTTGAAGATATAAAGTCAAGTCAAACAAAGGCAAAAATTTCTAATAAATGTCTGCCATCTCGAAGATGAGACTGAGATTTCAAAATGCTTCATTTGTGGAATAAAAGAGCTACGTAACGACTTGTTAGCTTGACTTTGAATGATTCTTAAAGGACCGGATCAAACACCCGGAAACACCGAATGCGCTCCTTGTCAAAACTCAAGAGGGGAAAATAGCGCGTAAACGCGTTATGTCTTCTTCCAAATGCACATTAGCCAATCTATAAATACGGGCAAGAGGAGGAAGCTTGATAGATACAAATCCAAGCAAGTATAATAGAGaggaagagaaataatagagatggAGAGTGAAAGAAAAGCAGTATTAGTGTTGGTTTTGGCAGTAGGGATTGCTGTATTGGTTGGGAGTGTTTCTGCACAGAATTGTGGGTGTTCGAGCAATTTGTGCTGCAGCAAGTGGGGATACTGCGGCACTGGAGATGATTACTGCCGCACTGGCTGCAAAGAAGGGCCATGTTCCACCTCCCCCACTCCCTCCACTCCCACCACTGGCGGTGCTGTCTCCTCCATCATCAGCAAGGATTTCTTTGACGCCATTCTCAACGCTGCAGACAGCTCCTGTGCTGGAAAGAGCTTCTACACATACGATGGCTTCATCCAGGCTGCCAACGCCTACTCTGGCTTCGGCACCACTGGATCTTCTGACGACGCCAAGAGAGAACTCGCTGCCTTCTTCGCCCATGTCACCCACGAGACTGGATGTACGTAATCATCTATTTCAATGACTACGAATATTGTTGTTCAAGTCTCGCATAACTTGTGATGACTGATGAGTATTGTGCTTTTGTAGCTTTCTGTTACATTGAAGAGATCAACGGGGCATCCAAAGATTACTGCGATGAAACCAACACTCAGTATCCATGTGTTGCAGACAAAGGCTACTTCGGCCGGGGACCCATCCAGCTATCGTGGTAATTAATCAATTCTGTTCGCTTAAGCTTTATACTTTGTTCTGTTGCGCTCTCTTCCCACTTCACACTAATGAGATTGAGTTGAGtattgcaggaacttcaactatgGTCCAGCAGGAAAGGACATTGGGTTCGACGGGTTGAATGAGCCGGAGAAGGTAGCGCAAGACGCCACCATTTCGTTCAAGACAGCAGTGTGGTTTTGGATGAAACAGAGCAACTGCCACAGCGCAATCACCTCTGGACAGGGATTCGGTGCCACAATCCAAGCTGTCAATGGCGATGTTGAATGTAACGGTCGTAAACCAGACATCGTGAACACGCGTATAAATTACTACAAAAACTACTGCCAGAAGTTGGGAGTAGATCCAGGCTCCAACCTCTCCTGCTAACTTCACCTCATCTCACCTCATATATCTCCAATTACATTTACAAGAAGAAAATAAGACGACAGATGAACATTCTGCCCTACTGTCATGTCCATTTGCTAAACAAAATAAAATTTCCAAGTGAAATAAACGATGTTGTCaagattttaatattaaaatagtttaacagtttgttttgaaaatttgtttgatttagtatgatgtgaTGGAACAAAAATATGTGATGAAGCAGAAATTCAATAGTACATGAAATACTGTTGTTTGTTCGTTCCTGTCATAGAATTATAAGGAGGCTGCAGTTCTTGGCAagcaattaaaattgtttatttgcTACTgccaatcaaaataattcaaagtGAGTTTCATATATGAGGTTGGATAGTGTAGGATTATATTTTTTTCTCACTAAAAGTGAGTTTCATATATGAGATTAATTAGCTAAACTTAAAATATCACAAATCTTCTTGTTATAATATCTCATTTGTTATTTGTTATAAATTTCCATGGAGCGATAAGGTGTGCATGGATTGATAAAAAAGGTGATGATAAAGAAGAAGACTAGATAGGAcgacacaaggagatataagggtgttaatGTCGAACATATCTGAGGATGAGGTCCCTCAAAAATGTGGTCttactggttcatagctctagttaAAAGCGATTTGGCTTCGACCCCTTACCAatcgttttatatatatataatttgtcaCTATGTGGTTCCTATAAAGCCAAGAATTGGCAACTGAATGTCATATCATCCTTTAAGGAACaaaatcctttattttttaattCCACTATCAtatcattttgaaataaaaaaaaataggcTCAAGAAGGAGGGGAACACTTAATATTTTTGAGTTTAGAATTGCTCAAGTATACAACAAATTGCACAATTTCTCTAGTTAAGCTAGGGGCAACTTCATCTTAATGAATAGTTCCCTTAATTTTGAAAGAGATTCCCTTATAATTAACTAAGTTTATATAAAATGGAAGCTTTTCTTTTATCCAAGAAAACAAAATAGATATAGGGGCATCATGGCCAAAATTAAAAATTGCATACATTTTGTGTAGTCATAAAATTTTaaagttcaaaaattttgttgATCATTTCTTTTAAAAGTTGTTCACCTTCACCTTCAAGAACATTTAATAGATATCCAACATAGGAAAGAGGATTTGAGTAGATTTATAACAATTCAACTTGGTATTTTGATACTCCCAACAATTAATATGCTAGTTTTTGTGACCATGAGAATTTTGAGCAATATTTTTTGGAACAATTAGAAGGAGGGAAGAATATAGAATGTACTAAAAATGCACGCAAAATAAGAGATAACACAAAGGTATGTACATGTAATTAAAATATTAAGAATTCAACAAGTAATATAAGCCTTTAAGCTAGATAAtcacaaaaaaatattgaaagagaaagagaaggccaCATGATAGAGGATCCAATGCTAATGCATGGACAAAAAAGAGAGTAATTAAATAATGACATATTTTTCAATAAGGAAAGAGGTCATAAAAGGGGATTTCATTCTCCATCAAATGATGGAGTCATCATAGGGGTGCTGGATATTGTCAAttattatataggagaaaaataatTAGCAAGAAGAGGAGACTCATAAAATGACACTAAATGGATCAAAATTAGTGTTTAGACTAAATATTGATGATGtttgtaaatattattttaaaaggtGGAATTCTAAAGTATGCACTTTTATTCCTTCAATCAAAAAAATCTTATAGTTTGGTGTGCataatttgtgagatttttaaattgaatattttagtaatatacataatttaatttattttaataatttaaccaTGCATGCATGGAATAATAGTGAATTTGATGAAGATTGTTAATTAAAGAAGTGTATATTGATGAATTTAAGCATATTTAAAATATGGTAGAAAAGTTAAGAGAGATCACACTCGATTTAGATTTCTATAATGAAGCTATGTGAAAAAAACACACAAAGTAATCATATAAAAAGAAGACATAGAAATAGATGTTCAACATATATATAAATACGTGATCAAAGGATATACTTTTAagcatatttttaaatttttaaattttatttgatacAAGAGAGTAGACtcgttaataaaaaaaataatataaatgtacatttaacaaaaccttttgcaattttttttccaaatttatttttttatatatggtTTTATATTGTTCTACTTTCCATTTCTAGCCATTTATCTCTTGTAGAAAATCTCCAaattaataaaatctaaaaaaaagtttttattattttctttaaatttattttttatatattgagACTATTGGAATTATGAATGTTGCGATTTCATAAGTTTGGATTTGAAATTGAAAACTTCACATTTAGATTTTTTATTCTAGATAGAAATTTGAAGCTTTGGTATTTAGATTGCTTAGTATTTAAACTTTTTGGGTGTGGGTATTGTTACTGTTGGCATGGGTTCCTTAGGATATGTGTATTTAGAAGGGTTATGGGATGGGTTTATGGGTTAAGATTCATAGGATTAGGTGGATGGTATGGAGGATTAAAGTTAATATAAATTGGTGGATGATTTGATATTTGAGGGTTTATATgagttaagggatttgattttaTAGATTAGGATGTAGAAGGGTTAATGGATGGATAGATAGgtgaggatttaaatgatgaatagATGGTTCGATTGTTTAGGATTTATAAATTCTTTGACGGATATTTTGATTCAACAGGATATTTATGGTTTTATAGGTTAGAATTTATATGGTTGGATGAATGTTTTAATGGATAATTTGGAAGGTTTATTTTGTGCAAGTGTTTAAGGTTGTAATTTATTGGAAGATTGGCCTCTATATTTATAAGGCAGTTAACCAtcacttttttaaaaattttaaggaGAAAGTGATTGAGTTGGATGCAACCTTGAATAGTGTTGGGGAAACCATTTGGGTATTACTACATTCTTCTTTATCTACAAGGGTCTCATCATTATATATTTAAATAAGTTATTACattggtcaacaaattcattaAAAAAGgggttcatattttttattttgattggaTTATGACTTGTAAAGGTTTGACTCAATTTTTTTATGGTCTTAACACAAGAGACAATAAAGATACTCAAACATCCTAGCTACTCAATTGGTTCATTTTAAATTGTTGtcctattaataaaaaaataaacttgaTAAAAAAAATAGTACCAATTCAATATGTTAAATTGATAACTATGGAGGATTAATAGTATACCAATATACCATCTCTCTATTTTTAAAGATATGTGGTGAGAATATTCCCTATGTCAACCACTTATTGATTCATCACAATCACCAAATTATTGAATGGTTAATTGTGATAGGTTTACAAAATGATCAACTAGGAAATCTCCTATATAACTAGAGTGAGGTGAGGCATAATTCCATGATATAAGGGTGTTTTTTGGTGGGTTGTCTTGAGAGTGTAATCCACATCCTCCACTTGGTAGACTATAAATTCATTACTAGAAAATTATTTCAATTAGTGAGCCCTTGTGACCTTAATACTTAACATTAATGTAGCCCTTACTattattacaaaaatcattcttaCAAATCCATAATGTATTCCTAAACTCGCTACTAGAAATTAAATCTCTTTCTTTAAAAGAGCCAACAAATAGAATTACACATTCACAAGAGATTCACAAAGACAAATAACAAAATacttgatattattattcatgtgagaaTAAGAAGTACATTCTGGAGACAATATTTGTAGTAATTTTCATGATAGTccataaactaattaatattgttGAAGGAGTATTTACATTCTTCACTATGAAAGACTAGACACATTCTAACTTAGACACTAATACTCTACCCTTTTCCAAAGAGACCAAGATTCCCTCGAAAAAATCTCTCTTAATTATaaccttggaattccttttataagagtaaggaatgcaacaagctttaGGTTGTTTACAACTATcatgttctcatttgaca
This window harbors:
- the LOC131047771 gene encoding chitinase 6, with translation MESERKAVLVLVLAVGIAVLVGSVSAQNCGCSSNLCCSKWGYCGTGDDYCRTGCKEGPCSTSPTPSTPTTGGAVSSIISKDFFDAILNAADSSCAGKSFYTYDGFIQAANAYSGFGTTGSSDDAKRELAAFFAHVTHETGSFCYIEEINGASKDYCDETNTQYPCVADKGYFGRGPIQLSWNFNYGPAGKDIGFDGLNEPEKVAQDATISFKTAVWFWMKQSNCHSAITSGQGFGATIQAVNGDVECNGRKPDIVNTRINYYKNYCQKLGVDPGSNLSC